Below is a genomic region from Spirochaetota bacterium.
TCCCGCCGTTCGAGATATTCGCCGTCACCTTCACCAACAAGGCCGCCGAAGAGATGAAGCGCCGCGTCATCGATCTCATCGGGCCCATCGGCGAGAACGTGTTCGTACGGACCTTTCATTCGGCCGCGGTGTACATCCTGCGCCGCTACGGCGACCGCATAGGCGTGCCGCGCGCCTTCACGATCTACGACGCGAAGGACCAGGAGACCCTCGTCAAGGACATACTCATGGGGATGAGGCTTGATCCGAAAAAAATAAAGCCTTCCGCGCTCGCCTCGAAGATCTCCGAGATCAAGGACCGCTCCGAGATGATCGACGGCGCAGATCTTACGCATCTCATGCCGAAATATCCGGGGCTCAGTTTCCCCGACCTGTACCGGGAATACCAGGAGCGCCTCGCCCGCTCGGGCGCGCTCGACTTCAACGACCTGCTCATAAAAACCGTCGTGCTGATGCGCAGGAGCCCCGAAGCGCTCGCCGAGCTGCAGCGGCGCTGGCGCTACTTCATGATCGATGAGTACCAGGACACCAACCACGCGCAGTACCTCATCTGCAAATACCTCTCGTCCGCCACGCGGAACCTCTGTGTGGTCGGCGACGACGACCAGTCCATCTACTCCTGGCGCGGCGCCGATATCCGCAACATCCTCGATTTCGAGCGCGATTTCGACGAAACGAAGGTCGTAAAGCTCGAGGAGAACTATCGTTCCACCGTGCCGATACTCGACGCTGCATGGCGCGTCATCCGCAACAACGTCAACCGCAAGGAGAAACGCCTGCGCGCCGTCCGCGGCGACGGCGAACCGGTCACCTGGTGCCGGGCCAACAACGAATACGGCGAGGCGGAGTACGCCGTAAGCACGATACTCTCCCTCAAGAAACTGGAGGCGCTTCGCAACCGCGACTTCGCGGTGTTTTACCGCACCAACGCCCAGTCACGCGTATTCGAAGAGATGCTCCGCAGGGAGAACATGCCCTACCGCGTGCTCGGGGGACTGAAATTTTATGACCGTAAAGAGGTCAAAGACATACTGGCCTACCTCAGGCTCATCGCGAACCCCTCCGACGGCGTATCGCTCATGCGCGTCATCAACGTTCCGGCGCGCGGCATAGGAGCGGCGACCGTTGAGCGGCTTCGCGACACCGCCTATACCGAAAACATCTCCGAATGGGAGGTCATAGCGGGGGGAATCGCCATCAAGGGGAAGGTTCCCGCGGGCATTGTTTCATTTAGAAGGCTGATCGAAAGCGGTATGGCCTCCGCCGCGGGGGTGCCCGAAACAATCAAACTCTCGGCCATGGTGCGCGGCCTGGTCGTGGCAACCTCCTACTGTGAAGCGCTCGAGGAAGAGAACTCGATCGAGAGCCGCTCCAGGCTCGAGAACATCGAGGAATTCATCAACAGCGTCTACGAGTACGAAGCGCGCAACCCCGACGCCACGCTTGACCGTTTTTTACAGGAGATTTCATTGCTCACCTCGGAGGAATCGCCCGATGCCGATGGCCCCGACCCGGCGAACTCGATCACGCTCATGACGGTGCACAACGCCAAGGGACTCGAGTTTCCCGTCGTCTTCCTCACGGGGATGGAAGAAGGCATTTTCCCTCATTTCAACTCCAGCGACACCGACGCCGGCATCGAGGAAGAGCGCCGGCTGTGTTACGTGGGCATAACGCGGGCCATGGACCGCGTATTCCTCACCAGCGCCGAGAT
It encodes:
- a CDS encoding UvrD-helicase domain-containing protein; amino-acid sequence: MTQRDPLDDLNSGQREAVTHTEGPLLILAGAGSGKTRVITYRIAHLIRAKRVPPFEIFAVTFTNKAAEEMKRRVIDLIGPIGENVFVRTFHSAAVYILRRYGDRIGVPRAFTIYDAKDQETLVKDILMGMRLDPKKIKPSALASKISEIKDRSEMIDGADLTHLMPKYPGLSFPDLYREYQERLARSGALDFNDLLIKTVVLMRRSPEALAELQRRWRYFMIDEYQDTNHAQYLICKYLSSATRNLCVVGDDDQSIYSWRGADIRNILDFERDFDETKVVKLEENYRSTVPILDAAWRVIRNNVNRKEKRLRAVRGDGEPVTWCRANNEYGEAEYAVSTILSLKKLEALRNRDFAVFYRTNAQSRVFEEMLRRENMPYRVLGGLKFYDRKEVKDILAYLRLIANPSDGVSLMRVINVPARGIGAATVERLRDTAYTENISEWEVIAGGIAIKGKVPAGIVSFRRLIESGMASAAGVPETIKLSAMVRGLVVATSYCEALEEENSIESRSRLENIEEFINSVYEYEARNPDATLDRFLQEISLLTSEESPDADGPDPANSITLMTVHNAKGLEFPVVFLTGMEEGIFPHFNSSDTDAGIEEERRLCYVGITRAMDRVFLTSAEMRRSYSGLSYKEPSRFIAEIPAETLDMRQYGEGGYSAPVRDGTRFKSPSGGTDTHAVAEVMTADSGSRFRTRDAVLHPKYGRGRILTIEGGGDNVKITIVFGNGEKKTFLEKYTPLQKI